GGCACTTATGAATATCATTGTATTGTAACAGCGTTTGTGCGTCCCTGAAGTAGCGTTCCACGGCCACCTTCTTCTGCCGCGCCCCATAGAACAACTGTATGAGCGGGTGAAATAAAGTGATGTAGGTCGTCTTGATCTTAGGGCTCCGGAAAGGAACGTCGGCTTTACTCTTTCTTAATAAAAGGATCTGTTCGAGGTAAGTCTCGAAGATGATACCCAGTGACTTAAACTTATACTGGCAGCGGTTCTCAATACTCAGTAACGAGAGGATGATATGCTGCGGATGCAGTTGTTCATCTCCCAGTTTCTTCTGATAATAGGTCGCATTTTCCAGCATCCTTTCCGCTTCTGTCATAATGGGTACTTTGGGCTTATTTCCTGTGGGGACAGGGGCGCCCGGGCGTTGCTCCCAGTCCAGTGCGTGTAGCCACTGGACCATCTTCTCTCTGTCGGCTGTTTCTATTGCAATATCGTTGGCATATGAGTCCAGGATACCCAGCAATATCATCTGGCTATCTATGTAATAAAGCTTCCTCTCCAGGCTGAAACTCCTGGCATAGGCAAATGCTGTCTTTAGTTCATAGGAGGAAGTCAATAACATCAGCAAGGGTTGAGTACAGTATCAAATTTATGTTATTTATAGCTATCCACCAGCTGTCGAACCACCATAATCCAATGCGCTGGCAGAACAGCCCGGCAGCTCGCCTGTACGGATATCACAAAAACTGCTCCACTGTAAAACAAGTTTACTTGTTTTCACTGCAATTGAATTGTAACTGAAAGGGTTATCGCTGGCAGTTTTCGGAAGGGACATTTTGTTATGCAGACAGGCACCTTTCAGGACGGGTATTTTTTCCTCGGTATTTTCTACGGTTAGCTATTCAGGGACTTGCTGTCTGGTGATCATGTTACTGTTCAGGCGGATAATTTGATATTCATATCTACTGGTTTTTTAATAATTCCTACCTTCATAGTATGGAAGAATCAGAAAAGCTCAGAAGGGTAGTAGAAGCCCGTATGAAACTCAAGGCCCGCTTTGAGGACAAAATGAGCCAGACCCCGTCCATGGCGGATGATAAGCCAATGGGCAGTGGCCGGCCTAATCGCCATGGAATGCCGGTGGTGCCGGTCGGACAGGTACTGACCCGTAAGTGGCCGGTACTGGACCTGGGTATAGAACCGGAGATCTCCCATGAAGAATGGCGCCTGACGATAGACGGGGCTGTTGAACATCCTGTCGAGCTGACCTGGGACGAGTTCATGGCGTTGCCGCAGACGGAAGATACTTCCGACTTTCACTGTGTAACTACCTGGTCTAAACTGGACATGAACTGGAAAGGTGTACGCCTGCTGGACCTGGCGGCGCTGGCACAGCCGAAGGAGAATGCCACGCACATCCTGTGTTACGGATATGACGATTATACCACCAACGTATCGCTGGAGGAAGCCCTGAAGCCGGATGTATTACTGGCACACACGGTAGAAGGCGCGCCGCTGCCCAGAGAGCATGGTGGGCCGGTAAGGATGATCACACCACAGCTGTATGCCTGGAAAGGGTCTAAATGGATCCGCAGGATCGAATTTCTGACGCAGAATAAACTGGGCTTCTGGGAAGAACGGGGATATTCTGATACGGCTTATCCGTGGAGGAACGACCGTTATAGCTGATACTACCTGAATGAATAACAAAAAGGCTCCACCCGGTAAGGTGGAGCCTTTTTTATAGCCGGCAAAACGCCGGAATATTTGAATTGTACCAGTAATGCTTTGTTATGTACAAGTCTGGTGACCGGACAGTTCGTAAATTTGCTATTGTAAAAGCGCCTGACAGTAACGCGCCTTCCATATTGTTACACACCCCCTGTCGTGATAAGACAGTAACTTATGTTACATACAGTGTAATGTAAACAGTTGTAGGTTTAGTAGTGGCTGGAGTATTCCTGCTTTAGCCTTTTTTTTATTCTTCCGGTGTCAGCCACACGATCCTTGCGTTCCTGTTCCGGCCATTGACTTCCAGCTTTAATGTCACATACAGTTTTTGTTCATCGTTGTAATCAGCGATGTTGAAAACGGACAGCGCATTCGTCTCTTCTTTTTTCAGCTGACCAAAGAACGGCTTACGTTCAGGTACAGCACTATCCATTGGAAACAGGTACGCCTGTCCGCTGTATGGAGAGGAGAGCTGCGCAATGGTACCATTCTTCGGACTGGCGTTCTGCGCCAGATCGTTCATCAGCACATAGGATTTATAACCGGTGCTCAGGTAGGCAAATGAGCGATACTGGTCACCCATGATAAACTGTTGTGCAGAGTGTTTCCGGTGTGCCAGGTAGAAAGAGTGGTAGGCGGTGTTCTTCAGGTATTGTTTTTTAGGGATGAAGTTTGTTGACAGTAATTCACCATTGACATCAAAATTACTGACAGCCACATTGTTCAGCTGGTAGTAGGTATACGCCTGTGCATTCAGCGGTGTGTGTTTTTCAGTGATCAGTTCTTCGTAGATAATGGAAAAACCGCCATCCTGATGGATCATCAGGTCCTGTGGTAAACCGGTATATGCTTCTTTGTTATTATAGAGCTTTTTTTTCTCCGTATCTGCAGCCTTTGGATAGATATCAAGGAACTGGTCTGTTTTGCCCGTAAAAGGGTCGATAATGGCCAGGAAACCACTATAAGGCTGAGGGTCGGTATCTTCGGTATGAGAAGTACCCAGCAGCATGAGTTTATTAGTGATCGGATTATACCTGACGATGGCACTGTCCGGAATACGGTTATCCGGCATTTCCAGGAGTTCCGCTTTCATTTTTCTGGCATCTTTGGGAAGTGTCAGCAGTACAAGTTGTCCTTCCCGGTCGCTGGTAGCGATCTGGTTATAGGCAAAGCCAAGGATACAGACCCTGTCATCGGCGATAACGGCCATATCCAGGTAGTTAAGGGATGCATACTTGTAGGGAGGCTGATAGAATGCCCTGCCTGTTTCCTGATGGCGCCCATTGTAAAGGACCACTTCCATCTGGTTCTTATCGGCAAATTCATTTTTATCCCGGCGGATAAAGACAGCATAGCTATCACTGTGAGGGTCTTTTGTCACGTCAAAGGAGTTCACCGGGTCGAACTCCGGTATCCAGCGTACATCCATGAAGCGGTACTTGTCGGCTTCCGCGATCTTTTCTTCTCTTTCGAGATTGCCGGTCGTACCGTCAAATACCAGTCTGTAAAGGTAGGGGGTCCTGTCTTCTATTTCGCTGACCATGATCACAATAGAACCTTCTGTTTCAAAGATGGCGTTGACGCGTGCGCCCTTCAGTTTCTCGAATACAGGGTCATGGTGTTTGTTCACTGCCAGTTTGTGCTGTGCGTCATAGAAGGTCAGATTGATACCGCTTCTGTTACTCAGCCTTACAACCACGGTATTCCCGTTCTTTAGTTGCAGGAGTTTCGCAAAGCCGGATTCAGGCTCCTTAAATAAAGGGGTTTCTGCGACAGTTTTAAACTGCGCAAAGGCAAAAGCCTGCAGGAGTGTAAACAGACAGAATAGCGTGCTCGTTTTCATAGGTTCAATGTTGTAGGATATGATTTCTTAGTGCTAAGGTATCAAATATATGCATTTAATTTTCCATAAATTCCCATGCGCTCTGGTAGGCGTTTTGCTGCTCTGCATAAGCGATAAACCCAGCATAGAAAGGCAATTGGGAGAGTGTGGCGCTGTCACCTATGATCACCAGCTTCTTTCGTGCCCTTGTCATCGCTACATTCATACGTCTGATGTCTGACAGGAACCCGATCTTGTTATCGTTATTACTTCTGGTCATACTGATATAGACGATGTCTCTTTCCTGCCCCTGGAAACTATCGATCGTATTGACTGATATCTTATCGCCATATGGCTGGAGTTCAGGTACGGACAGCAGTTGTTCCTTGAGGATGTGTATCTGTTGTTTGTAAGGCGAGATGATAGCAATGGAAGGGAAGTGTTGTGGCTGATAGTGGGTATGCAGGCCGGTGACGAACTGTCTCAGGTGTTTGAAGAGGAACGCCGCTTCTTCCGGATTGGTGGTACTGGTACCTTCTGTTTTTTCATCGAATCCGCAACCCGCTGTGTCGACGAATGACAATGGCATATCATCCTGGAAGAGCGTATGTGCCGCTACTGATGCATGTGCCCTGAGTTTATCTTCATAGAAAACAGCGGAAGAATAGCCCATGATCATTTCATGCATACGGTATTGTTCTTCCAGCAGTACCACTGCTTCCGGATGCCGGGCAGTACATTTTTCCAGCAATGTCGTGCTTAGTCCTTTCCTGGCTGCTTCTTCTGATTTTACGGTAGGTGACAGCTGACAGTGATCGCCGGCCAGGATGACCTTCTGTGCCTTGAGGATAGGGATCCAGCAGGCCGGTTCCAGTGCCTGTCCTGCTTCATCGATAACGATGGTGTGGTATTTCAGGTGACGCACGGTATAGTGATTGGCGCCCACCAGCGTGGCAGTGATCACCTGGGCTTTTGCTACCAGGTCAT
The DNA window shown above is from Chitinophaga agri and carries:
- a CDS encoding sulfite oxidase-like oxidoreductase, which gives rise to MEESEKLRRVVEARMKLKARFEDKMSQTPSMADDKPMGSGRPNRHGMPVVPVGQVLTRKWPVLDLGIEPEISHEEWRLTIDGAVEHPVELTWDEFMALPQTEDTSDFHCVTTWSKLDMNWKGVRLLDLAALAQPKENATHILCYGYDDYTTNVSLEEALKPDVLLAHTVEGAPLPREHGGPVRMITPQLYAWKGSKWIRRIEFLTQNKLGFWEERGYSDTAYPWRNDRYS